One region of Zingiber officinale cultivar Zhangliang chromosome 7B, Zo_v1.1, whole genome shotgun sequence genomic DNA includes:
- the LOC122004440 gene encoding glycogen synthase kinase-3 homolog MsK-3-like, producing the protein MWPSAEAAAEADSMPRAAPAAMRGKRERLRPEQRLRQREQWQRRNLAYDDSRSGGRRKMIFGLGLGLKKWSKGKQKEKVNNVVLLDHRDIKPQNLLVKGEPNISYICSRYYRAPELIFGATEYTTAIDIWYVGCVLAELLLGQPIFPGESGVDQLVEIIKVLGTPTREEIRCMNPNYTEYRFPQIKVHPWHKIFHKRMPLKLSILYLDFYNTLQT; encoded by the exons ATGTGGCCCTCCGCAGAGGCGGCGGCGGAGGCGGACTCCATGCCAAGGGCTGCTCCAGCAGCGATGCGAGGAAAAAGGGAGAGGTTAAGGCCGGAGCAACGGCTGAGGCAAAGAGAGCAGTGGCAGCGACGCAACCTAGCCTACGATGATAGCAGGAGCGGAGGAAGAAGGAAAATGATTTTTGGCTTAG GACTTGGATTGAAAAAGTGGAGCAAGGGAAAGCAGAAGGAGAAGGTGAACAATGTGGTTCTCCTTGACCACAGAGATATTAAACCCCAAAATCTTCTG GTGAAAGGGGAACCAAACATATCATACATCTGTTCTCGGTACTACAGAGCTCCAGAGCTTATTTTTGGGGCAACTGAGTATACTACAGCGATTGACATCTGGTATGTTGGTTGTGTTCTTGCTGAACTACTGCTAGGACAG CCTATATTCCCTGGTGAAAGCGGAGTTGACCAGCTGGTTGAAATAATTAAG GTTTTAGGCACTCCAACAAGGGAAGAAATTAGATGCATGAATCCTAATTACACAGAATATAGATTCCCGCAGATAAAGGTACACCCTTGGCACAAG ATCTTCCATAAACGAATGCCTCTGAAGCTGTCGATCTTGTATCTAGACTTCTACAATACTCTCCAAACCTGA